The following are encoded together in the Trachemys scripta elegans isolate TJP31775 chromosome 7, CAS_Tse_1.0, whole genome shotgun sequence genome:
- the SAC3D1 gene encoding SAC3 domain-containing protein 1, which translates to MSPPRTQQRRSSDHPPTRPHKEGPLPQTCPSSESPQGGPDSPHLTPHATGTPDLLSPHAQILSLSVSAAGAWPMGGADEFPVGTCPGMCPLGELAERERQGRLHRLELREGTRQGDPARVVKEYSRPAAGKELPRPQELRPAPVLLATVRYLLGQVAPQADLPPAEVHAFISDRLRAVRQDATLQRLQGAPCVALLERSLGYLLHAGYQLCQETPARFDPHLHRTQLQECFSWLRRCYQDSCHHGEPAFQALFLLYNLGFPEALRQVLQLPDPVRASPELRTALAVNWAYLEHNWARFFRLVQALPYLPICALHRHLGPARRLALLTFSHGFSARNCRCSLTWLARLLAVDSPEEMAELCRHHGLTVLDGAVVFQKAAFRDPGMLVHGPSQLLVDSKRGEAPLLEVIEDTCS; encoded by the exons ATGTCTCCTCCTAGGACCCAGCAGAGGCGTAGTTCAGATCACCCACCTACCAGGCCCCACAAGGAGGGGCCCTTACCTCAGACCTGTCCCTCCTCAGAATCCCCACAgggaggacctgattctcctcatCTCACCCCACACGCTACTGGAACCCCcgacctcctctccccccatgccCAGATCCTCTCACTCTCTGTCTCTGCTGCAGGTGCCTGGCCAATGGGGGGTGCAGATGAGTTCCCAGTGGGCACATGCCCTGGGATGTGCCCGCTGGGGGAGCTGGCGGAGCGGGAGCGCCAGGGCCGCCTGCACCGACTGGAGCTGCGGGAGGGGACGCGGCAGGGTGACCCTGCCCGCGTGGTGAAGGAGTATTCCCGTCCAGCTGCTGGCAAGGAGCTGCCCCGGCCCCAGGAGCTGCGCCCTGCCCCAGTGCTGCTGGCCACTGTGCGCTACCTGCTGGGCCAGGTGGCGCCGCAAGCCGACCTGCCCCCAGCTGAGGTCCATGCTTTCATCTCCGATCGGTTGCGTGCTGTGCGCCAGGATGCCACGCTGCAGCGGCTGCAAGGGGCTCCATGCGTGGCCCTGCTGGAGCGATCACTGGGCTACCTGCTCCATGCCGGCTACCAGCTGTGCCAGGAAACTCCTGCCCGCTTCGACCCCCACCTCCATCGCACCCAGCTCCAGGAGTGCTTCAGCTGGCTGCGGCGCTGCTACCAGGACAGCTGTCATCACGGGGAGCCGGCCTTCCAGGCCCTTTTCCTCCTCTACAACCTGG GTTTCCCGGAAGCCCTGCGCCaggtcctgcagctcccagacccTGTCCGGGCCTCCCCTGAACTCCGCACAGCGCTGGCTGTCAACTGGGCTTACCTGGAGCACAACTGGGCACGGTTTTTCCGCCTGGTGCAGGCCTTGCCCTACCTGCCAATTTGCGCCCTCCATCGGCACCTGGGCCCCGCCCGGCGCTTGGCACTGCTCACCTTTAGCCACGGCTTTAGTGCCAGGAACTGTCGCTGCTCTCTGACCTGGCTCGCCCGGCTGCTGGCAGTGGACAGCCCTGAGGAGATGGCAGAGCTGTGCCGCCATCATGGGCTCACGGTGCTGGATGGAGCCGTGGTCTTCCAGAAAGCAGCTTTCAGGGACCCAGGCATGCTGGTCCATGGCCCCTCGCAGCTGCTAGTGGACAGTAAACGAGGGGAGGCCCCCCTGCTGGAGGTCATCGAAGATACCTGTAGCTAA